One genomic segment of Pongo abelii isolate AG06213 chromosome 13, NHGRI_mPonAbe1-v2.0_pri, whole genome shotgun sequence includes these proteins:
- the LOC100437300 gene encoding stimulated by retinoic acid gene 6 protein-like → MLPKNTRTRQLNGTWTSSVDMELFLHYSLIPSLFIILIMSFPHRREHCRQRDDTSYLLGNRFGIIMPLDFMGTFSNRWSYGITFGATANKVMFCSQKASSPCRSRSRPKVLGMPHTSWKLHHENSCSQRPYGPRSLGSGRNSVNGHVLASLLLAQGQHLAHKSSKLLCGAFPSYI, encoded by the exons GACCAGGCAGTTAAATGGCACTTGGACCAGCTCGGTGGACATGGAGCTCTTCCTTCATTATTCCCTCATCCCATCA CTCTTCATCATTTTGATCATGTCCTTCCCCCATAGACGAGAGCATTGTAGACAGAGAGATGATACCTCTTACCTGCTGGGGAACCGCTTTGGCATTATTAT GCCTCTGGACTTCATGGGCACTTTCAGTAACCGATGGTCCTATGGAATCACCTTTGGGGCCACAGCTAATAAGGTCATGTTTTGTTCTCAGAAGGCTAGCAGCCCCTGCAGATCCCGCAGTAGGCCCAAGGTACTGGGGATGCCTCATACCTCCTGGAAACTGCATCATGAAAATTCTTGCTctcagagaccatatggcccacgcTCTCTGGGATCGGGGAGAAACTCTGTGAATGGTCATGTTCTTGCCAGCCTGTTGCTTGCACAAGGTCAACACCTAGCCCACAAATCTTCAAAGCTTCTTTGTGGGGCTTTCCCCAGTTACATTTAG